The DNA sequence GACACGTGGGCAGAATCACTGGTGAATGCTGGATTCCTACTGCATCGATCTGTGACCTCAACCCAGCATACTCACCTGGTATCTCAACTTGGGGGAACAGATGTGGACTCCCCCGCAAGGGCTAGCCATGGCCCTGTTTCTGTGTCAATTATTTGCTCATACATGTCATTGCTGCTGGTTAGCAGAATATTCTAAGAGCATGTCCATGAGGTCACACATGGGGCCACACCAGGTTACTCTTATTTTCCACCTCTGGCCCAGGTGCTGGGGGTGTGGTGACATAGCCACAGAGCAGGAGGAGTTATGAGGCTGAGCTGTATGCTCTCAACACAGAAACAGGTGGGTGATCTGGTCAGCATACACTGTCCCTTTAAGCTTCTGCTTTGTGATCATACTACCTGGTCCCTGGGAGCCCTGTGCTCCCTATGAGGCGAGGCACAGAAGGCCACTTGCTTGGGCACTGGGAGCCGTGACTCAGTCCTGCACTTGGGGCTCCTGTTCTCCAAGCTACACTGGAACCTTATGTTCAGGGACTGCATCTGGCTGGGTCATTGGATGAGCAGTTGGTAATATTACCCTATAGCTCCCAAAATGGAACTAGAATAGAAGGTCTTAGGAAATATCATTCTGGACTGTGATGTTTCCCCCAGTGTTGTTATCAGATCTTCTTCCTGGGAATCAGACTGTGTTGCTGATTTTTAAGGTTAACCCAAAATTGGTAGTGTTTAAAAGAATACGCGGTGGAAATGGGACTTAAAAGCCCATATAAACCAACTCACCCGAAACATACTCTGGAACAGTGGTAAAGGGATTAGGGATTACAGAAAGTCCACTGGCATCAGGAGATGCACTGGGGTGTTCTGGCATGAGTAGGGCAGATGGGCAGCAACCAGAGTCTGCTTTGCTCTAGGTGACACAGCGAACAGCACGGATGGTGGCCGAATGGCAGTGTGTTGGCTTTTGCCATGGCGTGCTCAACACTGACAACATGAGCATTCTGGGGCTCACTATCGACTATGGACCCTTTGGCTTCCTAGACAGgtaacccacccccaccccacccccaaggtgGTAAGTGATGGACCTTCTGCTTGTTGGCCACCTAGGAACTGGTCCCTGTGAGGGAGAGGACCAAGGAACCCAGGGAACAGTATGGTCTATGTggtgcttccttctctctctctctctctcatatatatatatatttgagtagtcactgtcttcaggcacaccagaagagggcattggatcccatcatagatggttgtgagccaccatgtggttgctgggaattgaactcaggacctctggaagagcagctcttaatcgctgagccatcatctctccagcccctcatgtCTCTTTTTTGAATGTTTCATTCTCTCAGTGTCTGGTCAACCAATCCTACAAGTAGAAATCAATTTGTTTTGGAATCTATTATgtgatccaggctggccttgaacttgtggcactCTTGCCTCCGGCTCCTGAACTGATAGGTTTATAGGAGCATGCCACCATACTTAGCCTCTCTGGAGTGTTTTGAACAAAAAGTGACATTTTAGCTAGTTAGAACAAGTCCCTCCCTTGCCAGGCTCTAAGTGGACTAAAGGGTGGGGGGTGGAGTGGAGCAGAGGGGGCTCTATCTGGCCTAAGGCAGTCTGAGTCTCAAGCAGTTTCCTCCCTGGCCTTGAGGCAGAACTGACCAAGGCCTACACAGGGCAAGAATGGTGCTGCCACAGGCAAGGTCATCAGTCTTGCCAGTAGCCTGCCTTCTGTCTCCTGATAGCATTTCTCTGTATGGCAGGTACGACCCGGACCATGTGTGTAATGCCTCTGACAATGCTGGGCGCTACACATACAGTAAGCAGCCCCAGGTATGCAAGTGGAATCTGCAGAAGCTAGCTGAAGCACTGGAGCCCGAACTGCCACTCGCGCTGGCTGAGGCCATTCTAAAAGAGGAGTTTGACACTGAGTTCCAAAGGCACTATCTACAGAAGATGCGTAAGAAGCTGGGCCTTATTCgagtggagaaggaagaagatgggaCACTTGTGGCCAAACTTCTGGAGACCATGCATCTGACTGGTAAGCCACAGAACCCTGTCACTGTGGGAAAATATTTAGTGTTCTCCAAACTCGGTGGTACTGAAGGCAGTCCCAATTCCCAAACTGAAATTCTGTCTGCTTTAACTACTCTCCGCCTACCTCCCTGGTACTACCAttctgatttctgtgagtttgaccACTCTAGGAACCTCCATAGGACTCAGTTGTGAGTCAATACACAGACGATCCCTAGGTTCTTCCATGTTGTAGCATGTGTCTGGACTTAACTCCATTTTTAATGCTGACTGTCTAGTTGTATAGTAATGACCCCCCCAGGGCTCGTTACCTGTTGCATATAGTGCTGCTTTGAACATGTGTACAGTTACTGGTTTGGTGTGAGTCCCTGCTTTCAGTTCTTAGAGCATAGTTTACTAGGTCACTATTCAGCTTACTTCTGACTGCTCTGGTTTCCACATTGTATTGGGAAGCAGCAGCTAAGATGAGCATCTGTGGTTTGTTCCTGACTGTACTTAGAACTGCAGACTTGTCTGGAGACagtctagcccaggctggccttgaactggtgcTCTTCCTACACCAGCCTCCCGAAGGCTGGGATTACATACCCAGCTTGTTTTCTGCCCATGTTAGCATGACCACCTCAGcttcttgtttttgagattgaGTCTCTAGTTGGCTTTGGTTGTTCTAGAACTCCACATATACCAGACTGGCgtcaagctcagagatctgcctgttgaTGGTATTAAGTGCATGTGCCACACACACTACCTCAGCCTCATTAGATACTATTTGCATGGattgttttcatcttttcattttcattttcaaggcACTCAGACCTAAAGCAGGCATTTTATAGACAGCAGTAAGGCTgaatcacatatttttttttccatctgtcaACCAGCCTCTCCATTGCAGGGTACAGAATTCATTTACAACAAGTTTGTTTTCTGcaagccttttgttttcttttgttttgtttttccaagagaTCAGTTTGGCCTTGAAACTcaaggatccacctgcctctgctgcccaagtcCTGCAGTTAAAGGGGAGTACCGCTACCGCTAAAAAATGAGGCTGGGctgtagtggcatatgcctttatcccagctcttgggaggcaagagcaggcaggagagcagatctctgtaagtttgaggtcatcctggtctacaaagcaagttccggGACAATCAGGTCTAcacgaagaaaccctgtcttaagaaaccaaaagggaaaaaaaaaatattgtgtgcACACTACAGTATACATTGTAGAGGTGTAGAAGCAGGACAATTTGCAAAAAAACTCAGTTCTTTCATGATATGTGTCTCCAAGATGTAGCCTGGGCCAGCAGGTATGGCAGCAAGTACCACTGTCCATTAAGCAAACTCACCCACCAGCCCTCAGTTTGCACTTACTTTTATATATTGCTCAAGAGTTGCGGTGAGGATGGTTGCTAGGTCAAGCTAATAGCCACAGTGTATCAGGCACATCTATGCCTGGAGACCTACAAAGGGCTGGTAACAGATGTACTAGCCTAAGGAAACAGGCTGGGGGAGTAACAGGGTCCAGCATGTGCCTCCCAGGCACTGAGCAGCTCATTTTCTAGGTGCTGACTTCACTAACACCTTCTGTGTTCTGAGCTCCTTCCCGGCTGACCCGTCAGACTCAGCCGAGTTCCTGAGCAGGCTGACCTCCCAGTGTGCCTCTCTGGAAGAGCTAAGGCTCGCCTTCAGACCGCAGATGGATCCCCGGTAAGTACACCCTCAGAATTAGTTTTCAGAAGGGGAGCAGCAGGGAAGCTGCAGACTTCCAGTCAGAGCGCTTCCCAAGTGCACTGGGGGCCTGGCAGCCGGCACCATTCCTGGGCATGAAATGCAGTGAGGTCAAATTTCTGCACCATTGAGGACCAGGACACcaacaagaagaaagcaagacaTAGATGGACTGGAATGGAGATGCCAAGCAGACAGTGCCTTCCCACGCTCTCCTACAGGGTGTGCAGGCTGCATTCAGCTAGGAAGAGATATGGCACATGGTGGCTTACGGGCTTTCTAGTAACACCCCAGAGGCTGGTTATGAAAAAAGGACTTTAGTGGGGAAAGGAGCAGTAACCATCAAGAGGCAACGACACTTGACATCTGTAGACACACCCAGGACGGATGGTCCCCTGGGTGGGGTGTAGCAATTTGGAAGTTGCCTCAGCACCTGAGCTACTTCCCATGCCACCCTCCTTACAGGCAGCTCTCTATGATGCTGATGCTTGCACAGTCGAACCCACAGCTCTTTGCACTCATTGGTACGCAAGCCAATGTCACAAAGGAGCTAGAACGTGTGGAGCATCAGTCACGGCTAGAACAGCTGAGCCCCTCTGACCTGCAGAGCAAGAACAGAGACCACTGGGAAGCCTGGCTTCAGGACTACAGGTAGGCAGCTCCCGGGGTCATCTGTACTGGCATCTTGACACAATGGCCACCTTAGATGGGGGCTGCAGATGGCCCTGAATTGAGGGCATAGGGCATGAAGTTCTTTGTTGGGAAAAACCAGCTAGGATTTTGATTCCAGAGACCGTCTGGACAAGGAGAAGGAGGGTGTTGAAGACACTGCTGCCTGGCAGGCAGAACGTGTACGCGTCATGCGTGCCAACAACCCCAAGTACGTCCTGAGGAACTATATTGCACAGAAAGCCATTGAAGCTGCTGAAAATGGAGACTTTTCAGAGGCAAGCACACACTAGCTGTTGTCCCTTCCTCTCATGGACATGTCATTAAATAAGCGCTCACCGAGTTCTTTTCACCTGTTCTCCAGGTGCGGCGTGTCCTGAAGCTGCTAGAGTCTCCTTACCACAGTGAAGAGGAGGCCACAGGCCCTGAAGCAGTGGCAAGGAGCACTGAGGAGCAATCTTCCTACAGTAGCAGGCCACCCCTCTGGGCAGCAGAACTCTGTGTAACATGATCCTCATAAAGGCCTCGGTGTCCTCCACTTGTCTGGAGTCTCCCGaggcctccccagtgctgctgaGTTGCTGAGACCACTGGGATGCCTGTCCTCAGTCTCTCCATGACGGCAGAGGTCTCCAGTCAAAACCTGACCCATCTCTGTCTGATACTACCTTAGCAGTACTGCCCTGGCCTAGCATTCAACATGCCATCAGCACATAGTGCTTCCTGCTAGGATATCAGTCTCATGGTTCTAAGTATGCAAACGGGCCTAAGTAAGTAAGCCTTGTGGCCTGTCTGTGCATTTTGCCCCAAAGGGCAGGGCTTCACACCTGTTGAATCTCCCAGGCCCCTAAATAAAACAGCTTCTTCAGGTCTATCTCTGGTCACTGCCTTGGCCCTAGCCCCATCCAGGTAAAATGGGAATGCAGCCATGGTCCTGTCTGTCCTCAGGAATCCTGGTAGTAGTTGTTGAAGTTGATGCGAAGCAGAAAGTCTTCCAGGTGGGGCTGATAGCCTCGGTTCACCAGCTTGGTCACTACTGGAGAGGCATCCAACGCTCAGGCTCCTGCCCGCCCTGAGCCTGGCCACCCCAGCAGCCCAGCCCAAAAGAAGGGCTTACCTTTgaagaggaagtgggagtagTACTTGAAGGTGCTATAGGACTGCTGCATGAGGGGGAAGTTGGGGTGCTCGGCACCACGGGGGCCAGTGGCCGGGCCCCAGTTCTGAGAGATGAGCTGGCTTCGGAACTTGAGCACCAGGCTGAAGATGCTATGGATGATGTTCATGACTGGTGCTGCCTTCTCTGTCAGTAGGCCCCTAGTGGAGTGGAGGGTAGAGCTGCTGGTGGTCTGCCCAGCCTGACCAGGGCATACCCAAGTCCAGGTGCCTGCCTGTCTCACCTGAAAACAGCCCTGTGCAGGTACTCGGCATGGGCCCGCTGAATCTCCTCCAGGTCACCCACCACAGCTAGACGGGCTCTGAACTCACACCAGCTGACATGCAGGATCTGGTTAGCAATGTAACCCTGGATGACCTTCACAAAGTGCTGCATCTCATGCTTGAAGAGCTGCAGCTGTCGGAACTGCACTGAGCCAGCTGTGTGGCTCACGAGGGCTGGGAAAGAACAAAGAGCGTAAGCAGCAGCCTGAAGCCACACATGGGTAGGACAGACGTGGGCCAGGCCTCACCTGTGCGCTTGAGGTGGAAGCAGATGTCTTTGAGTGTCCACATCATGAGCTTCAGCTGCAGCAGGAAGGAGAAGATGCCACTGTACTTGTTCAGGCAGCTCTCGGTGATGACGATGTTGAGGGGCCAGTCAACCTGTTCAGGAAGCCCTACTTAGTACATACAGCTTTAAGATACATCTCCCCTATACACCCGTGGCAGGACACTGCTGACCTTGTACCTGAGCTCCAGGCAGCTCAGCACATCTGGGGCATTTGGGGCAAACACTTCAGGCAGGTACTTGAGGGCAAAAGACAGGTTGGAAGCATGCGGGGTGTCCCCGTGGAGGCTGTACTGCAGTGCCTTGCTCAGGATGCTGTTAAGGACCAATGGGTTGAGCAGCTCCCCAGGTGTCTGCCCAGCCCCtagctaaggaaaagaaaatgtgtcaagGAGTCCCAGGTTTGTGCCCTGCCCCTCCCTAATTGCCCAGCAACCCAAGTTCTGCCCGAGCAGCACCGTGTCACCATATTGCTGGGGACTATAACATGTTTGGGTGGGCCTGAGGCCAGCAGCCATCTGCATCCTACCCACAACACCTCTACTGGCCAGCCTGATTCCAGCTGCATATCTTAGAGCTACCTTCTCGAAGAGCAGGTCACTAAGGGACTGAGCGAACTCTCCATCTTCCATCAGGAGGAAATGGCGCAGTGCCTCAAAGTGTGTCTCCAGGTGCAGCTCCACAAAGAAGTAGTCAACTGCGGCTTTGCTGACCAGGCGGACGCTGGGGAGGGAGAGCTAAGGGTtagggggcagggcaggcaggagagggagggcaggctGCTACAGCTGGGCAGGTGGAGGCACTCACTGGGCAGCCAGAGGCGCCATAAGGGAGCGCTTCATAAGCACAGGCAACGTCAGCAGCTCACTCAGCTGCACTGCACTCTCGTCTACTGCTGACTGAACTCGGGGGTCAACAGGGAAAGCAAAGGCCCGGGGAAGCATGTGGTGTACCAGGTGAGCAACAGGAGGCTCTGCTGTGGGAAACAAGACAGACTTGCTGAAATTTAGGGATACGGCCCTAGAGCATCACAGCCCCGCCTGCCCACTGGGACTGGCCACTCACACATGCTCTCATAGCTGTCCGGGTACTGCTCCAGGCGGTAGAGTTTTGTGAGGGCTGTCAAATAGGCTTGCTCCTTGCCCCAGCGTCTGGCCTCCGCTTCTGTGTTTGATATCTTGTCACTAGGGCCTGGGCTGCTGGGGACAGCTGTGTCTTCCTAAAAAGAGGCCAACCTCAAAGAACTGTATCCTTACACAGTACACTactctctgccccccaccccattttgCTTGTGCTGAAAAGGAAATGGGCTTATGGAGACCCCATGTGGTGGCGTTCCATGCACACTCCTGACCTGTGAGCTTGAAGGCAAACATGGAGAAAGGTCTTCAGCATCCCTGCTCCTCCCTGGGCCTAGATCCACAGAAAATAATGGGCCATTAGTAGCCAGTGCCTGCTTGAGAAGACCTAGTGAGATTGGCCAAAAGAACCCCTCCagtctcccactcccaccccagcagCAACCTGATCCAGGCTGACAGACAAGGATCACAAAGGACAGCGTGCCACTGCCTTTCCAGCGTGCCACTGCCTTTCCAGTATGCCACGGTCCCACCCTGACCAGCACTGCCCACTCTGACCTTTCTCTTCAAGGATGCCACTTCCCAGCATGCTCGGCTCAGCCACAAGGATCTTGGTCTGTAGGTTACCTTCCTCTGTAGGCTTCGTTTCTTCAGGTAGCTGTGGCCCACATTCTAGAGCAGGGCTCTGTGCTTCCACACCAAGCACTGCCTCAGACACATAAGCAGGGGGACACTGATGGGGCTTGAGGTCAGCCTCAGCTTCTGGCAAGGGCTCCTCCAGAATCAAGGGAGGCTGAGCACATCCACGCTGCTGAAGATCCACATCTGATGCATTCTCCCCAATCCTAATGCTGGCCTCTGACACGTGCCTGTGGACATTCCACCGTGGCCGAGGAGTCACGTCTGATACATTCTCCCCAACCTTGATGCTGGCATCTGACACATGCCCGTGGACATTCCACCGTGGCCGAGAAGGAGTCACGTCTGNNNNNNNNNNNNNNNNNNNNNNNNNNNNNNNNNNNNNNNNNNNNNNNNNNNNNNNNNNNNNNNNNNNNNNNNNNNNNNNNNNNNNNNNNNNNNNNNNNNNNNNNNNNNNNNNNNNNNNNNNNNNNNNNNNNNNNNNNNNNNNNNNNNNNNCCGAGAAGGAGTCACGTCTGATACATTCTCCCCAACCTTGATGCTGGCATCTGACACGTGCCCGTGGACATTCCACCGTGGCCGAGAAGGAGTCATGTCTGACATATTCTCCCCTACCTTGATGCTGGCATCTGACACATGCCCGTGGATATTCCACTGTGGCTGAGGAGTCACATCTGACATATTCTCCCCTATCGTAATGCTAGCCTCTGACACGTGCCCGTGGACATTCCACCGTGGCCGAGAAGGAGCCACTTCGGCTATATTCTCCCCAATTCCAATGCTGGCCTCTGACACGTGGCCATGGACATTCCACCGTGGCCGAGGAAGAGCCACATCTGACATATAATCCCCCAACTTGATGTTGGCATCTGACACGTGTCTGGAAATGCTAAGTTGCTGGCAAGGAGCCATCCCAGAAGCATGGCTCTCTGTAGGGACAGTAGTCTCTGACATATGTTCAAGGAGCTGGCCCACAGGCTGGAGGCTCCCCTCCACAGGAGTGGCATGACTGAGTGGATGTGGGCAAGGCAAAGTCTCTTGCATATCATTGATACAAGAATCTACTTTTGTGGGCATATTCCCCAGAAGATGCTGTTTTTCACTGTCCACACTATTCTGAACATCCTGGAAGGGTCCTGGTAAGAGGGAGGTAGCCATAGCTGGCCTCAGAATGGTATTGAAATCATACTCTGACTGGGTAGGCTGGGGGCCACCTGCTGTGAGTGCCAACGGCCCAGAGGTTACAGGGGATAGGTCTGAGCAGATGGTC is a window from the Mus pahari chromosome 17, PAHARI_EIJ_v1.1, whole genome shotgun sequence genome containing:
- the Selenoo gene encoding protein adenylyltransferase SelO, mitochondrial, whose amino-acid sequence is MASFRAAVGASLAVARTRPRRVGLALPSSAPRSAWAAAMEPTPRWLAGLRFDNRALRALPVETPPPGPEDSLATPRPVPGACFSRARPAPLQRPRLVALSEPALALLGLETSEEAEVEAEAALFFSGNALLPGTEPAAHCYCGHQFGQFAGQLGDGAAMYLGEVCTAAGERWELQLKGAGPTPFSRQADGRKVLRSSIREFLCSEAMFHLGIPTTRAGACVTSESTVMRDVFYDGNPKYEKCTVVLRIAPTFIRFGSFEIFKPPDEHTGRAGPSVGRDDIRIRMLDYVISSFYPEIQAAHTYDTDNIQRNAAFFREVTQRTARMVAEWQCVGFCHGVLNTDNMSILGLTIDYGPFGFLDRYDPDHVCNASDNAGRYTYSKQPQVCKWNLQKLAEALEPELPLALAEAILKEEFDTEFQRHYLQKMRKKLGLIRVEKEEDGTLVAKLLETMHLTGADFTNTFCVLSSFPADPSDSAEFLSRLTSQCASLEELRLAFRPQMDPRQLSMMLMLAQSNPQLFALIGTQANVTKELERVEHQSRLEQLSPSDLQSKNRDHWEAWLQDYRDRLDKEKEGVEDTAAWQAERVRVMRANNPKYVLRNYIAQKAIEAAENGDFSEVRRVLKLLESPYHSEEEATGPEAVARSTEEQSSYSSRPPLWAAELCVT